GCGATGATTATGATACAAAAGATGGTACTTGTATAAGAGATTTTATCCATGTAGATGATATTTCAAGTGCTCATTTGGCGGCATTGGATTATCTAGAAAATAATGAAAGCAATATTTTTAATGTAGGTTATGGTCATGGTTTTAGTGTAAAAGAGGTTATTGATGCGATGAAAAGAGTAAGTGGGGTGGATTTTAAAGTCGAGCTTGCCCCACGCCGTGCAGGCGATCCTTCAGTTTTGATTTCTGATGCAAGCAAAATTAGAAATCTTACTTCTTGGCAGCCTAAATTTGATGATTTGGATCTTATTTGCAAATCTGCATTTGATTGGGAAAAGCAGTGCTAAAAAAAATATTTTTTATTTTAAGCAAAGAGGATAAAAAATTTTTATTCTCTTTACTGCTTTTTTCGGTTTTTATTTCTTTTATAGAAAGTTTTGCTATTTCTTTAGTGATGCCTTTTATCACTTTGGCTAGTGATTTTTCTTATTTTGATAAAAATAAGTATTTAATCCAGCTTAAAGACTATCTTGCTTTACCTGTTTTTGAGATTATAGTTTATTTTGGCGTGGTGCTTATTGTCTTTTATGTTTTGCGTGCTTTGTTAAATAGTTATTATTTTCACCTCTTAGCCCGCTTTTCAAAGGGTAGGTATCATGCTATCGCTTATAAAGTTTTTGCAAAATTTTTAAATACAGATTATGAAAATTTTACTCAAAAAAATCAATCCGAAATTCTAAAGTCTATCACCGGAGAAGTTTACAATCTAAGCACCATGATTTCATCATTTTTGCTGATGATGAGCGAAATTTTTGTCGTGCTTTTGCTTTATACTCTCATGCTTTTAGTAAATTATAAAATCACTTTATTTTTAAGTCTTTTTATGATTATAAATGCTTTTATTTTGATCAAAGTTCTTAGTCCTATCGTTAAAAAAGCAGGTCTTAAACGCGAGGAAGCGATGAAGAATTTTTTTGAAATTCTTAATACAAATTTAAATAATTTTAAATTAATAAAACTCAAAACTAAAGAAGATGGTGTTTTAAATCTTTTTAAAACTCAAAGTGAGATCTTTGCTAGGGCAAATATCACCAATGAAAGTGTAAGTGCTATGCCAAGAATTTATCTTGAAGGAGTTGGATTTTGCGTACTTGTTTTCATAGTGGTTTTTTTAGTATTTAAAAATCAAAGTGATATATCTGGAATTTTAGCGACTATCTCTATCTTTGTTTTAGCGCTTTATCGTTTGATGCCAAGTGCAAATCGTATCATTACAAGCTATCATGATTTGCTTTATTATCGCTCTTCTTTGGATATTATTTATCAAATTTTAAAGCAAAAAGAAGAGAGTTTGGGCGAAGAAAAAATTGATTTTGATAAAGAATTAAGGCTAGAAAATTTAACTTTTGGATACAAGGATAAAAAGAATTTATTTACTTGTTTAAATTTAAGCATAAAAAAAGGCGAAAAGATCGCATTTATAGGAGAAAGTGGCTGTGGAAAAAGCACTTTAGTAGATATAATCATAGGACTTTTAAGTCCTAGAGAGGGTAGAGTACTTCTTGATGAAAATGAGCTAAATATGAAAAATGTTAAGAATTATCGCCAAAAAATAGGTTATATCCCGCAAAATATCTATCTTTTTAACGACAGCATTGCTAAGAATATCAGCTTTGGAGATGAGGTAGATGAAGAAAAGCTTCAAAGAGTGATCAAACAAGCTAATTTAGAATATTTTGTGAAAAATTTACCCCAAGGAGCGCAAACAAAAGTAGGCGATGGCGGGAGTAATTTAAGCGGTGGACAAAAGCAACGCATAGCTATCGCAAGAGCTTTGTATTTAGATCCTGAAATTCTAGTTCTTGATGAGGCTACTTCCGCACTTGATACGGAAAGTGAAGCAAGGATTATGGATGAAATTTATAAGATTTCTAAAGATAAAACCATGATTATTATCGCGCACCGTCTTTCAACTATCACGCGTTGTGATAGCATCTATCGTTTAGAAAACGGCAAACTTTTCAAGGAGGATAAAAAGTGAAGATAACTTTTATCATAGCCACTTTAAATTCAGGAGGTGCTGAGCGTGTTTTAGCAACTTTAGCAAATGCGCTTTGTACTCAGTATGAAGTAAGCATTATCAAATTTCATGCGGGCGATTCTTTTTATAAACTTGAAGAAAATATCAAACTTATAACTTTAGAGCAATTTAGATTTGACACTTTGTATCATAAAATCGCAAGCCGTTTTAAAAAATACCTAGCATTAAGACGAGCTTTAAAAGAAAATGAAAGCGATGTTTTTATCTCTTTTTTAGATACGACAAATATCGCTTGTATTTTTGCCAAGATAGGCTTAAAAACCCCATTAATTATAAGCGAACATAGTAATGAAGCTTATTTAAAATCCAAAATTTGGCGTTTCTTAAGACGCTTGAGTTATCCTTTTTGCGATGCTTTGAGTGTGCTTGGAAGTAGCGATAAGATTTATTATGAAAAATTTGTAAAAAGAGTAAAGCTTTTACCTAATCCTTGTCATTTTAGCACAGAAATTTCTTTAAATGAGCATTTTGAAAAAGAAAATTTAGTGCTATTTATAGGTCGTTTAGATCAAAACAAAAACCCCAAAATGTTTTTAAAAGCTATAGCACATTTAGATAAAAAATTACAAGAAAATTATGAATTTGTTGTAGCTGGCGATGGAGAATTAAGACAAGAGCTTGAATACAAAGCAAAATCTTTAGGCGTAAAAGTGAAATTTTTAGGGCGTGTTGAGAATGTAAAAGCGCTTTATGAAAAAGCCAAAGTGCTTTGTCTTTGCTCTTTTGTTGAGGGTTTGCCAACGGTTTTGATTGAGAGTTTGTATTTTGAAGTGTGTAGAATTTCAACTTCTTATTATAATGGAGCTAAGGACTTAATTAGCGATAATGAGGACGGATTTTTAGTGGGCTGTGATGATGAAATAGCTTTGGCTAGAAAGCTTGAGCTTGTATTAAAAGATGAACAACTAAGAAAAAACATCGTTATGAATGCTAAAAAAAGATGTGAAGATTTTGAAATTTCTCACATTAAAAAGCAATGGCTTGAGCTTATTGATGAGGTTAAAAATGCCTAAACTTTCTGTTATAGTTCCTACTTTTAATCGCTCTTCCTTGCTTCAAAAGGCAGTTCAAAGTATCTTAAATCAAGATTTTAAAGACTTAGAAATCATTATAAGTGATGATAATTCTAGCGATGATACTAAAAGTGTTGTAGAGAATTTGCAAAAAAGCGATAAACGCATTAAGTATTTTTTAAATCAAAATTACAAACAAGGCCCTAATGGCAATAAAAACAATGGCTTAGATAAGGCCAGTGGAGAATTTATAACCTTTTTAGATGACGATGATGAGCTTTTACCCTATGCCTTGGGCGTTTTAATGCAAAAAGCAGATGAGGGTTATTCTCATGTTTTTGGAAATTGCCTTATAGAAAAAGAAGGAATTTTAAGCGATGAGTTTAGCGGTAGAGGTTTGGAAAAAGAGGGTGAAATTTCTAAGAAAGATTTTTTAATGCAGCGTTTTAGTGGGGAATTTTTTTCTGTTTTTAAGGCTTCTTTGCTTAAAAATAAGCGTTTTAATGAGGAATTTTATGGCAATGAAGCCACGCTTTGGGTGAATTTATACGAAGAAAAAAGTTTTTATATCCATAAAGCTTTTAGAATTTATCGTGTTTTTAGAAAAGATAGCGTTACACTAGGAGCGAGTAAAAATGCTCATAGGGTGTATTTGGGGTATTTAGAGCTTGCGAGAATTTTAGAAAATGAGTTAAAAGCTTCTGGGGATGATGATTATAGGAAAACTTGTGCGAGTTATTATAAAATGGCAGCTTATTATGCAAAATTAAGTGCAAATTATAAAGCACTTTATCATTGTTTATTCAAAAGTTTGAGTATTAAAATCAATACTCCTGCTTTGATATTACTTACTTTAAGTATAATTCCAAATAAAATGATTGAAAAACTATCAAAAATTCGGGTGGCTTTATGCAAAAATTAGCGATTTTTATTTATTCTTTAGGAAGCGGAGGTGCCGAAAGAGTGGTGGCAACTTTACTTCCGATTTTAAGTTTGAAATTTGAAGTGCATTTAATTTTAATGAATGATAAAATTTCTTATGAAATTTCTGAATGCAAAATCCATTTTTTAGAGCGTTCAAAACCTAGTGAAAATCCTATTTTAAAATTTTTAAAACTTCCTTTTTTGGCTTTAAAATATAAAAAGCTTTGCCAAAAATTAAATATCGATACGGAATTTGTTTTTTTAAATAGGCCTAATTATATCGCATTGATGGCAAAAATATTTGGCAATAAAACTCGCCTTGTAATCAACGAATGTACCACTCCAAGCGTGATGTATGCTAAAAACAATTTCAATTCTTTAGCCAATAAACTTTTGATTTCTTTGCTTTATCCAAAAGCTGATTTGATTTTGCCTAATTCTAAAGGAAATTTAGAAGATTTATTGTGCAATTTTAAAATCAACAAAGCAAAGTGTGAAATTTTATACAATGCCATAGATTTGGAAAAAATAGAGCAAAAAGCACTTGAAGATATAAGTTTAAAAGATAAATTTATTTTAAGCGTGGGAAGGCTTGATGAGGGTAAAAATCACGCCTTGCTTATCCGTGCTTATGCGAGATTAAAAACAGATTTAAAGCTTGTGATTTTGGGTGAAGGTGTGCTAAAAGATGAGCTTTTGGCTTTGATTAAAGACTTAAATTTGGAAGATAAGGTTTTGCTTTTAGGTTTTGATAATAATCCTTATAAATACATGTCTAAGTGTGAATTTTTTGCTTTTGCTTCTGTATTTGAGGGTTTTTCAAATGTTTTAATCGAAAGTCTAGCCTGTGGCTGTGCAGTAGTTTGCACTGATCATAGAAGTGGTGCAAGAGAGCTTTTTGGAGACGATGAGTTTGGACTTTTGGTAGAAGTAAATAATGAAAATTCTATGTTTATGGGCTTAAAAACAATGCTTGAGGATGAAAATTTAAGAAAAGCTTACAAAAAAAAGGCAAGGGATAGAGCTCTTGATTTTGATAAGGTAAAAATAGCACGCAATGCTTTAAAATATTTATTAGGATAAAATATGTTAAAAAAAGAATACTTTAAAAACCCAACTTTTATTTTATTTGCTTTTATAATTTTGGCGTATACCTTTAGTGTTTTATGTAGGTTTTATTGGATTTTTTGGGCAAGTGAATTTAATGAATATTTTTTCAATAACGAACTTATGATTATCTCCAATGATGGATATGCTTTTGCAGAAGGTGCAAGAGATATGATAGCGGGTTTTCATCAGCCTAATGATTTGAGTTATTATGGTTCTTCGCTTTCAACGCTTACATATTGGTTTTATAAAATAACCCCCTTTTCTTTAGAAAGCATTTTTATATATATCAGTACTTTTTTATCTTCTTTGGTGGTTATACCTTTGATTTTAATCGCTAATGAATATAAACGTCCTTTAATGGGATTTGTTGCAGCATTGCTAGCCAGTATAGCCAATAGTTATTATAATCGCACGATGAGCGGATATTATGATACTGATATGCTTGTTATAGTTCTTGCGATGATGATAGTTTTCTTTATGATAAGACTGATTTTAAGAAAAGATTTATTGTCTTTGATAGCGCTGCCTTTGTTTGTAGGAATTTATCTTTGGTGGTATCCATCAAGCTATACTTTAAATGTTGCTCTGCTAGGACTTTTATTTATCTATACCTTGGTTTTTCATATAAAAGAAAAAATGCTTTATATGGCTATCATTCTAGCTTCTATCACGCTTTCAAATATAGCTTGGTTTTATCAAAGCGCTATCATTGTCATACTTTTTAGTCTTTTTGTTTTGCAAAATAAGCGTTTTAGCTTTGCTTTGCTTGGGATTTTAGGTTTGGCAACTTTGGTATTTTTGATACTAAGTGGCGGGGTTGATCCTATACTTTATCAGCTTAAATTTTATATTTTTAGAAGCGATGAGAGTGCGAATTTAGCCCAAGGTTTTATGTATTTTAATGTAAATCAAACCATACAAGAAGTAGAAAGTATAGATTTGAGTATTTTTATGCAAAGGATTAGCGGAAGTGTCCTTGTATTTTTTATATCTTTAGTTGGTTTTGTTTTACTTGTTGGAAAACATAAAAGTATGATTTTAGCTTTACCGATGTTAGCTTTAGGATTTTTAGCACTTAAGAGCGGGCTTCGTTTTACTATTTATGCAGTACCTGTTTTAGCACTTGGATTTGGTTTTTTAATGAGCCTTTTACAAGAAAGAAAGCAAAAAAACAATAATACCTTTTGGTGGGCCAATATAGGAGTCTTTATATTGACTTTTTTAAGCTTAATTCCTATGTTCTATCATATCAACAACTACAAAGCGCCGACAGTTTTTTCTCAAAGTGAGGCTACGAAATTAGATGAACTTAAAGAAATTGCACAAAGAGAAGATTATGTGGTAGCTTGGTGGGATTATGGATATCCTATTAGGTATTACAGCGATGTTAAGACTTTGGCTGATGGGGGTAAGCATTTAGGCAAGGATAATTTTTTCCCATCTTTTGCCTTAAGTAAAGATCAAGTAGCTGCTGCAAATATGGCAAGACTTAGTGTAGAATACACAGAAAAAAGTTTTTATGCTGCTCCAAATGATATTTTAAAAAATGATCTTTTACAAGCCATGATGAAAGATTATAATCAAAATAATGTGGATTTGTTTTTAGCTTCGCTTTCCAAGCCTGATTTTAAAATCAATACACCAAAAACACGTGATATATATATTTATATGCCAGCTAGAATGTCTTTGATTTTCTCAACCGTGGCTAGTTTTTCTTTTGTGGATTTAGATACAGGTGAGATAAGCAAACCTTTTACTTTTAGCGCGGCTTATCCACTTGATGTTAAAAATGGAGAAATTTATCTTAGCAATGGCATTGTATTAAACGATGATTTTAGAAGTTTTAAAATAAATAACAGTACTATATCTGTAAATAGCATCATAGAGATTAATTCTATCAAGCAAGGTGAATATAAAATTACTCCTATTGATAATACGGCTCAATTTTATATTTTCTATCTTAAAGATAGCACCATACCTTATGCTCAGTTTATTTTAATGGATAAAACCATGTTTAACAGTGCTTATGTGCAAATGTTTTTCCTTGGAAATTATGATAAAAATTTGTATGATTTAGTGATTAATGCTAGAGATGCAAAAGTTTTTAAACTCAAAATTTAAAGGTTTTTACAATGAGAGTAGGCTTTTTAACTCATGCAGGAGCAAGCATATATCATTTTAGATTGCCTATAATTAAAGCTTTGATTGCAAGAGGAGATGAGGTTTTTGTCATAGTCCCACAAGATGAATATACCGAAAAATTAAAGGCTTTAAATTTAAATATCGTTGTTTATGAGCTTTCAAGAGCGAGTTTAAATCCTTTAATTGTTTTTAAAAATTTTTTACATCTTAAAAATGTTTTAAAAAGCTTAAATTTGGATCTTTTGCAAAGTGGGGCGCATAAAAGCAATACCTTTGGCTTAATAGCTGCAAAATGTGCCAAAATTCCTTATAAAATTGGGCTTGTCGAAGGACTTGGATCTTTTTATATAGAGAAGGGCTTTAAAGCAAATTTAGTGCGTTTTGTTATCAATACTCTTTATAAACTTAGCTTTAAAATCGCTGATTCTTTCATCTTTGTAAATCAAGCTAATGCGGATTTTATGCAAAATTTAGGACTTAAGGAAAATAAAATTTGCGTGATTAAATCTGTAGGCATTAATCTTAAAAAATTCTTTCCTATGAGGGTAAATCAAGAAACCAAAAAAGCTTTTTGGCAAAATTTAAAAATTGATGAAAAACCTATTGTTTTGATGATAGCTAGAGCTTTATGGCATAAAGGTGTAAAAGAATTTTATGAAAGTGCAGAGCATTTAAAAGATAGAGCAAATTTTGTTTTAGTAGGCGGAAGAGATAATAATCCCTCTTGTGCAAGTTTGGAATTTTTAAATTCAGGCAAGGTTTTTTATTTGGGTGCTAGAAGCGATATAGTAGAACTTTTGCAAAATTGTGATATCTTTGTTTTACCCAGTTATAAAGAGGGTTTTCCAGTAAGTGTTTTAGAGGCGAAAGCTTGTGGCAAAGCTATTGTAGTGAGTGATTGTGAGGGTTGTGTTGAGGCAATTTCAAATGCTTATGATGGGCTTTGGGCTAAAACTAAAGATAGTAAAGATTTAAGCGAAAAAATACAAGTTTTATTAGAGGATGAAAGCTTAAGAATCAATCTAGGCAAAAATGCAGCCAAGGATGCCTTGCAATATGATGAAAATGTTATCACACAGCGTTATTTAGAACTTTATGATAAGGTGATTAAAAATGTATGAAAAATGGATAAAAAGAATTTTAGATTTTGTTTTGGCTTTGTTTCTTTTGGTACTTTTTTCGCCTCTTATTTTAATCACTGCCTTACTTTTAAAAATAACTCAAGGTAGCGTGATTTTTACTCAAAATCGTCCAGGTTTAAATGAAAAAATTTTTAAAATTTATAAATTTAAAACAATGAGTGATGAAAGAGATGAAAAGGGTGAGCTTTTAAGTGATGAATTGCGTTTAAAAGCTTTTGGGAAAATTGTTAGAAGTTTAAGTTTAGATGAACTTTTACAGCTTTTTAATGTATTAAAGGGCGATATGAGTTTTGTGGGGCCAAGACCCCT
The window above is part of the Campylobacter coli genome. Proteins encoded here:
- a CDS encoding ATP-binding cassette domain-containing protein, whose translation is MLKKIFFILSKEDKKFLFSLLLFSVFISFIESFAISLVMPFITLASDFSYFDKNKYLIQLKDYLALPVFEIIVYFGVVLIVFYVLRALLNSYYFHLLARFSKGRYHAIAYKVFAKFLNTDYENFTQKNQSEILKSITGEVYNLSTMISSFLLMMSEIFVVLLLYTLMLLVNYKITLFLSLFMIINAFILIKVLSPIVKKAGLKREEAMKNFFEILNTNLNNFKLIKLKTKEDGVLNLFKTQSEIFARANITNESVSAMPRIYLEGVGFCVLVFIVVFLVFKNQSDISGILATISIFVLALYRLMPSANRIITSYHDLLYYRSSLDIIYQILKQKEESLGEEKIDFDKELRLENLTFGYKDKKNLFTCLNLSIKKGEKIAFIGESGCGKSTLVDIIIGLLSPREGRVLLDENELNMKNVKNYRQKIGYIPQNIYLFNDSIAKNISFGDEVDEEKLQRVIKQANLEYFVKNLPQGAQTKVGDGGSNLSGGQKQRIAIARALYLDPEILVLDEATSALDTESEARIMDEIYKISKDKTMIIIAHRLSTITRCDSIYRLENGKLFKEDKK
- a CDS encoding glycosyltransferase → MKITFIIATLNSGGAERVLATLANALCTQYEVSIIKFHAGDSFYKLEENIKLITLEQFRFDTLYHKIASRFKKYLALRRALKENESDVFISFLDTTNIACIFAKIGLKTPLIISEHSNEAYLKSKIWRFLRRLSYPFCDALSVLGSSDKIYYEKFVKRVKLLPNPCHFSTEISLNEHFEKENLVLFIGRLDQNKNPKMFLKAIAHLDKKLQENYEFVVAGDGELRQELEYKAKSLGVKVKFLGRVENVKALYEKAKVLCLCSFVEGLPTVLIESLYFEVCRISTSYYNGAKDLISDNEDGFLVGCDDEIALARKLELVLKDEQLRKNIVMNAKKRCEDFEISHIKKQWLELIDEVKNA
- a CDS encoding glycosyltransferase family 2 protein, with protein sequence MPKLSVIVPTFNRSSLLQKAVQSILNQDFKDLEIIISDDNSSDDTKSVVENLQKSDKRIKYFLNQNYKQGPNGNKNNGLDKASGEFITFLDDDDELLPYALGVLMQKADEGYSHVFGNCLIEKEGILSDEFSGRGLEKEGEISKKDFLMQRFSGEFFSVFKASLLKNKRFNEEFYGNEATLWVNLYEEKSFYIHKAFRIYRVFRKDSVTLGASKNAHRVYLGYLELARILENELKASGDDDYRKTCASYYKMAAYYAKLSANYKALYHCLFKSLSIKINTPALILLTLSIIPNKMIEKLSKIRVALCKN
- a CDS encoding glycosyltransferase, with amino-acid sequence MQKLAIFIYSLGSGGAERVVATLLPILSLKFEVHLILMNDKISYEISECKIHFLERSKPSENPILKFLKLPFLALKYKKLCQKLNIDTEFVFLNRPNYIALMAKIFGNKTRLVINECTTPSVMYAKNNFNSLANKLLISLLYPKADLILPNSKGNLEDLLCNFKINKAKCEILYNAIDLEKIEQKALEDISLKDKFILSVGRLDEGKNHALLIRAYARLKTDLKLVILGEGVLKDELLALIKDLNLEDKVLLLGFDNNPYKYMSKCEFFAFASVFEGFSNVLIESLACGCAVVCTDHRSGARELFGDDEFGLLVEVNNENSMFMGLKTMLEDENLRKAYKKKARDRALDFDKVKIARNALKYLLG
- a CDS encoding STT3 domain-containing protein; its protein translation is MLKKEYFKNPTFILFAFIILAYTFSVLCRFYWIFWASEFNEYFFNNELMIISNDGYAFAEGARDMIAGFHQPNDLSYYGSSLSTLTYWFYKITPFSLESIFIYISTFLSSLVVIPLILIANEYKRPLMGFVAALLASIANSYYNRTMSGYYDTDMLVIVLAMMIVFFMIRLILRKDLLSLIALPLFVGIYLWWYPSSYTLNVALLGLLFIYTLVFHIKEKMLYMAIILASITLSNIAWFYQSAIIVILFSLFVLQNKRFSFALLGILGLATLVFLILSGGVDPILYQLKFYIFRSDESANLAQGFMYFNVNQTIQEVESIDLSIFMQRISGSVLVFFISLVGFVLLVGKHKSMILALPMLALGFLALKSGLRFTIYAVPVLALGFGFLMSLLQERKQKNNNTFWWANIGVFILTFLSLIPMFYHINNYKAPTVFSQSEATKLDELKEIAQREDYVVAWWDYGYPIRYYSDVKTLADGGKHLGKDNFFPSFALSKDQVAAANMARLSVEYTEKSFYAAPNDILKNDLLQAMMKDYNQNNVDLFLASLSKPDFKINTPKTRDIYIYMPARMSLIFSTVASFSFVDLDTGEISKPFTFSAAYPLDVKNGEIYLSNGIVLNDDFRSFKINNSTISVNSIIEINSIKQGEYKITPIDNTAQFYIFYLKDSTIPYAQFILMDKTMFNSAYVQMFFLGNYDKNLYDLVINARDAKVFKLKI
- the pglA gene encoding N,N'-diacetylbacillosaminyl-diphospho-undecaprenol alpha-1,3-N-acetylgalactosaminyltransferase translates to MRVGFLTHAGASIYHFRLPIIKALIARGDEVFVIVPQDEYTEKLKALNLNIVVYELSRASLNPLIVFKNFLHLKNVLKSLNLDLLQSGAHKSNTFGLIAAKCAKIPYKIGLVEGLGSFYIEKGFKANLVRFVINTLYKLSFKIADSFIFVNQANADFMQNLGLKENKICVIKSVGINLKKFFPMRVNQETKKAFWQNLKIDEKPIVLMIARALWHKGVKEFYESAEHLKDRANFVLVGGRDNNPSCASLEFLNSGKVFYLGARSDIVELLQNCDIFVLPSYKEGFPVSVLEAKACGKAIVVSDCEGCVEAISNAYDGLWAKTKDSKDLSEKIQVLLEDESLRINLGKNAAKDALQYDENVITQRYLELYDKVIKNV
- the pglC gene encoding undecaprenyl phosphate N,N'-diacetylbacillosamine 1-phosphate transferase, which gives rise to MYEKWIKRILDFVLALFLLVLFSPLILITALLLKITQGSVIFTQNRPGLNEKIFKIYKFKTMSDERDEKGELLSDELRLKAFGKIVRSLSLDELLQLFNVLKGDMSFVGPRPLLVEYLPLYNEEQKLRHKVRPGITGWAQVNGRNAISWQKKFELDVYYVKNISFLLDLKIMFLTALKVLKRSGVSKEGHVTTEKFNGKN